A single region of the Amia ocellicauda isolate fAmiCal2 chromosome 8, fAmiCal2.hap1, whole genome shotgun sequence genome encodes:
- the ubxn8 gene encoding UBX domain-containing protein 8 — protein MASARGAALLGGVALLLLCSAALRRSSLGVRGVLLLAGRTLLALGLVSGLVSATSRWLSSRSLPPPQASSAVPEDEVDRKRDVARRELQDQHSARASMYQEAVLRPRQELRVKKKEEDFHRMTGGSWRLTVGQALGGAEDSEGAACADQAGIADTPNREAVRRRKLPESATRTPTPPPPPRQKRVIVLPDEPPEDAEGAVRVALRCPSGRTFRRTFLTTHSSQVLLDWMLKVGYHPALYAVCTTFPRTALHTGRDLTLAQAGIEKDTVLNVDERDPSTT, from the exons ATGGCGTCTGCGAGGGGCGCGGCGCTGCTCGGGGGGGTCGCGCTGCTGCTCTTGTGCTCGGCGGCGCTGAGGAGAAGCAGCCTCG GTGTGAGAGGTGTGCTGCTGCTGGCCGGGCGAACTCTCCTGGCTCTGGGTCTGGTGAGTGGGCTGGTGTCGGCCACGTCCCGCTGGTTGAGCTCCCGGTCCCTGCCGCCCCCCCAGGCGTCCTCCGCTG TTCCAGAAGATGAGGTGGATCGGAAGCGGGACGTGGCCAGGAGAGAGCTGCAGGACCAGCACAGCGCGAGG GCCTCCATGTATCAGGAGGCGGTGCTGAGGCCGCGGCAGGAGCTCAGGgtgaagaagaaggaggaggacTTCCACAGGATGACTGGAGGAAGCTGGAGGCTGACCGTGGGGCAGGCGCTGGGG GGCGCGGAGGACTCGGAGGGGGCGGCCTGCGCGGACCAGGCCGGGATCGCCGACACACCCAACAGAGAGGCCGTGAGGAGGAGGAAGCTGCCCGAGAGCGCCACCCGGACCCCCACGCCGCCCCCGCCCCCCAGGCAGAAGAGG GTCATCGTTTTACCTGACGAACCTCCAGAGGACGCAGAAGGG GCGGTGCGGGTGGCACTCCGATGTCCCAGTGGACGCACCTTCCGGAGGACGTTCCTCACGACGCACAGCTCTCAG GTGCTGCTGGACTGGATGCTGAAGGTGGGCTACCACCCCGCCCTCTACGCCGTGTGCACCACGTTCCCCCGCACCGCGCTGCACACAGGCCGTGACCTCACGCTGGCGCAGGCCGGCATCGAGAAGGACACTGTGCTCAATGTGGACGAGAGAGACCCCTCGACCACCTGA